The genome window GCGAACCACGAGGAATCTGAATACAAACAGCGAAAGTGGTACAAGTTGCAAGACAAGGTCGAAGGCTTGCTGATCCCTCCCGACACCAAGAATGAAGTAGATTTACTGAACAGTCTGCTTCCGGCGTTGGCAACGGATCTCAGATACTATGTTTTTGATGTCTGGATCGAGTCCGGTCGTGCCCGCCCAATGGAAGAGAAAATCCTGCGCAGAATTCAGATAGCTGACACACAGAGTCTCTACAACTTTGCCAAAGTCATCACGCGAGCTTTTGGCTTTTTCTTTGATCACTGCTTTGGGTTTTACGATAACTTTCAGAAATACCACGATTCGAAGAAGTCATACGAACTCTTTCCTGATATCGGGGAAGAGCCTCTGCGCCCGACAACGAAGGGAGTCAAGAAGACGAAGATATGCCAGGCATTCAAGAACGTCGGAGAGAAGATGCTGTTCCTCTATGACTATGGGGACGGATGGCGCTTTGTCGTAGAGCTGAAGGAAATCAAGTATGCCGAGAAACGGGACTTGAGGCCCGTGATACTGGAAAGCATCGGGACAGCCCCTATTCAATATCCCCCCTGCGAGGAGGAGTTCCGTGATGACGAGGATCTGGTTAACTGATGCCGCTGCATGGGGTAGTGATTCTCCCTAAAGATCGAGTGCTTGCCAGGCAAGATCGAGTTGGTTGACAAAGAATATCGTATGATATATACTTACGAGTCGAAAAACTATAGTATGGAGCGTACATGTTAATCTCCGAATCTCAAATCCTTGACGTTCTGCGGCGGCAAAATCACTGGTGGCAAACCAGCAAGGTAATGGAAGACTTGGCGCCACCGTTCCGGCGACTGGCGTTTCACGAAATCCAGACCTTCCTGCGTCACCCCGAACTCAAGCGAGCCGTCGTTTTATCCGGTGCACGGCGTGTCGGGAAGACAGTGCTCCTTCACCAACTGGCACAGGACGCCATCGCAGAGGGTCATCCGCCAAGAAAAGTACTCTACGTGACCTTTGAAGACTTGACCCTGACCCAGGCAACGCTTTCGGAGATCCTCGGGCTTTATGAAAGAAACGTCGAGGCAATTGACGAAGGAACGTTGATCCTTCTGGACGAGATTCACTACACGACCGGATGGAGCCGTTCGCTGATGGCGATAGCACGAGAACGTCCCCGGACACGAATCGTGGCTACAGGCTCAGCAGCAATACTTCTCAGAGACACGAAGTACGAGGAGTCAGGACTGGGAAGATGGACATCCGTGCACGTGCCCACGCTTTCGTTTTATGAATATGTTCAACTGCGGGGATTGACACCGCCTGCTCTTCCTTTGGATCTTGTGCTGGATTCCCTCGTCCGCATGGAACCCAAGAAGAGAGAGCTAATACTCTCTGCGTGCCTTCCGCTTCAACGCGAATTCAATCGGTACCTTCTACAGGGAGGATTTCCTGCTTTTGTCTCGGAGGATGTGTCGTTGGGAATGACACAGAGGCTTCTGAGAGAGGATGTCGTCGACAAAGCTCTGAAAAGGGACATGGCACATCTCTATGGCGCGAGGAATCTTGGGCAGTTGGACCAGATTTTTGTGTACCTCTGTTTTAATTCAGGCGGCATCGTTGAAAAGAGCACATTGGCCAAAGAGATGAAAAACGTCTCCGCAGTGACTGTGGAAAATCATCTTCAGCGGCTGGAAGCTGCCCATCTGATCTATAGACTTGACCCATTCAAGCTGGAGGGCAAGAAATCGCTCAAGCCAAGACAGAAGATATACGTGGCAGACCCATCTCTGCGCAATGCGGTAATTCTTCGCGGTGAGGGGCTCTTCAGCAGCGACGCTGAGCTGGGGCAGCAAATCGAGGCGTGTGTGTTCAAGCATCTCTATGCTTTCTATTATCCTGAGCGACCACGGTTTGGCTATTGGCGAAGTCCGCGGGGAGAAAAAGAAGTGGATTTCCTCGCCATGTTTCCAGACGGACGCTGCCTCGCTTGCGAAGTAAAGTACCGGCAAAACCCTGAGCTGGGAGAGAAAGAAGGACTGGTCGAGCTTGCCAGGAGAGAGAGGGCGCCGGAATGGGCCTTCCTCATCACGAAGAACACGACCGACTACGGGCCGACGGGGAAGGGAAAGATTTTTCAAATCCCCGCCTTTGTCTTCACATACCTTCTCGGGCACATCGAGCTCCAAAAATGGCTCAGAGATCTTTCTCCCGGGACTCGAGAGCACTCCCATGGCAGGTAAGACGAAACGTCAAGAACGTCGAACTGTAAACAGCCTTGCGGACGATATCTCAAACCTCATCGCGCAGTTTCATGGCGTCGTTCAAAAAGCGAAAGAGTTGGGTATTTTCACCAATGATCGAGATTTGCTTCAATGCACTCGATGCGGTCTGGCTGAGGACGTTGCCTGCGGCGGACGTTTGATCACTATTGAGTCGACCGACGGGCCCTTTACAGATACGGGGTTGCGCTTCAAAGAAATT of Candidatus Eisenbacteria bacterium contains these proteins:
- a CDS encoding ATP-binding protein encodes the protein MLISESQILDVLRRQNHWWQTSKVMEDLAPPFRRLAFHEIQTFLRHPELKRAVVLSGARRVGKTVLLHQLAQDAIAEGHPPRKVLYVTFEDLTLTQATLSEILGLYERNVEAIDEGTLILLDEIHYTTGWSRSLMAIARERPRTRIVATGSAAILLRDTKYEESGLGRWTSVHVPTLSFYEYVQLRGLTPPALPLDLVLDSLVRMEPKKRELILSACLPLQREFNRYLLQGGFPAFVSEDVSLGMTQRLLREDVVDKALKRDMAHLYGARNLGQLDQIFVYLCFNSGGIVEKSTLAKEMKNVSAVTVENHLQRLEAAHLIYRLDPFKLEGKKSLKPRQKIYVADPSLRNAVILRGEGLFSSDAELGQQIEACVFKHLYAFYYPERPRFGYWRSPRGEKEVDFLAMFPDGRCLACEVKYRQNPELGEKEGLVELARRERAPEWAFLITKNTTDYGPTGKGKIFQIPAFVFTYLLGHIELQKWLRDLSPGTREHSHGR